From Micromonospora nigra, one genomic window encodes:
- the ispG gene encoding flavodoxin-dependent (E)-4-hydroxy-3-methylbut-2-enyl-diphosphate synthase gives MTAVSLGIPAMPPPPLAPRRASRQIMVGPVAVGGGAPVSVQSMTTTLTSDVNATLQQIAELTASGCQIVRVAVPSQDDVEALPAIARKSQIPVIADIHFQPKYVFAAIDAGCAAVRVNPGNIRQFDDKVKEIAKAAGDAGVPIRIGVNAGSLDKRLLAKYGRATAEALVESALWECSLFEEHGFRDIKISVKHNDPVVMIRAYRLLAEKCDYPLHLGVTEAGPAFQGTIKSAVAFGALLAEGIGDTIRVSLSAPPVEEIKVGNQILESLGLRERGLEIVSCPSCGRAQVDVYKLAEEVTAGLEGLPVPLRVAVMGCVVNGPGEAREADLGVASGNGKGQIFVKGKVVKTVPEAQIVETLIEEALRIADEMGAEIPEDLRDMLPGATVTVH, from the coding sequence GTGACCGCTGTCAGTCTCGGTATCCCCGCCATGCCGCCCCCGCCGCTGGCTCCCCGCCGGGCCAGCCGCCAGATCATGGTCGGCCCGGTCGCGGTCGGTGGCGGCGCGCCGGTGTCCGTGCAGTCGATGACGACCACGCTCACCTCCGACGTCAACGCCACCCTCCAGCAGATCGCGGAACTGACCGCGTCCGGCTGCCAGATCGTCCGGGTCGCCGTCCCGTCACAGGACGACGTGGAAGCGCTGCCGGCCATCGCCCGCAAGTCGCAGATCCCGGTGATCGCCGACATCCACTTCCAGCCGAAGTACGTCTTCGCCGCCATCGACGCCGGTTGTGCCGCCGTCCGGGTCAACCCGGGCAACATCCGGCAGTTCGACGACAAGGTCAAGGAGATCGCCAAGGCGGCCGGCGACGCGGGTGTGCCCATCCGCATCGGCGTCAACGCCGGCTCGCTGGACAAGCGGCTGCTCGCCAAGTACGGCAGGGCCACCGCCGAGGCGCTGGTCGAGTCGGCGCTGTGGGAGTGCTCCCTGTTCGAGGAGCACGGCTTCCGCGACATCAAGATCTCGGTGAAGCACAACGACCCGGTGGTCATGATCCGGGCGTACCGGCTGCTGGCCGAGAAGTGTGACTACCCGCTGCACCTCGGCGTCACCGAGGCCGGGCCCGCCTTCCAGGGCACCATCAAGTCGGCGGTCGCGTTCGGCGCGCTGCTGGCCGAGGGCATCGGCGACACCATCCGCGTCTCGCTGTCCGCCCCGCCGGTCGAGGAGATCAAGGTCGGCAACCAGATCCTGGAGTCCCTCGGCCTGCGCGAGCGCGGCCTGGAGATCGTCTCCTGTCCCTCCTGCGGCCGGGCCCAGGTCGACGTCTACAAGCTGGCCGAGGAGGTCACCGCCGGCCTGGAGGGGCTGCCGGTGCCGCTGCGGGTGGCCGTCATGGGCTGCGTCGTCAACGGGCCCGGCGAGGCCCGCGAAGCCGACCTGGGGGTGGCCTCCGGCAACGGCAAGGGGCAGATCTTCGTCAAGGGCAAGGTCGTCAAGACCGTGCCGGAGGCGCAGATCGTGGAGACCCTGATCGAGGAGGCGTTGCGCATCGCCGACGAGATGGGCGCCGAGATCCCCGAGGACCTGCGGGACATGCTCCCCGGGGCCACCGTCACCGTGCACTGA
- a CDS encoding DUF4081 domain-containing GNAT family N-acetyltransferase, with protein sequence MLTVPVRQLGESERRAVERLLDLDPYAGAQVAERVAARGLAWWRAEGRVLGYGSRRSLESLCWLGGNLTPVLASGPAVAAFAEQLAGEERLCSSIVGRADAVLGLWDRLSAAWGPARDVRPNQPLLATDAPPPLRPDPRVRRVRPSEVDLLFPAAVAMYTEEVGVSPLVEDGGRGYRRRVAELVRAGRAYARIADGQVVFKAELAVVTRRTAQVQGVWVAPEWRGRGIAAAAMAAVVSDALARVAPTVSLYVNDFNRPARRVYERCGFHPVGTLATILF encoded by the coding sequence GTGCTGACGGTGCCGGTACGCCAACTGGGGGAATCGGAACGGCGCGCGGTCGAGCGGCTGCTGGACCTCGACCCGTACGCGGGCGCGCAGGTCGCCGAGCGGGTCGCCGCGCGCGGGCTGGCCTGGTGGCGTGCCGAGGGGCGGGTGCTCGGATACGGCTCCCGGCGCAGCCTGGAGTCGCTGTGCTGGCTCGGCGGCAACCTCACCCCGGTGCTCGCGTCCGGCCCCGCCGTAGCCGCGTTCGCCGAGCAGCTCGCCGGCGAGGAGCGGCTCTGCTCGTCGATCGTGGGGCGGGCCGACGCCGTACTCGGCCTGTGGGACCGCCTCTCCGCGGCCTGGGGGCCGGCTCGCGACGTACGCCCGAACCAGCCTCTGCTCGCCACCGACGCCCCGCCGCCGCTGCGGCCCGACCCCCGGGTGCGCCGGGTGCGCCCCAGCGAGGTCGACCTGCTGTTCCCGGCGGCCGTGGCCATGTACACGGAGGAGGTCGGCGTCTCGCCGCTGGTCGAGGACGGCGGGCGCGGCTACCGGCGGCGCGTCGCCGAGCTGGTGCGCGCCGGCCGGGCGTACGCCAGGATCGCCGACGGCCAGGTGGTGTTCAAGGCCGAACTGGCGGTCGTCACCCGGCGCACCGCGCAGGTGCAGGGGGTGTGGGTGGCGCCCGAGTGGCGGGGCCGGGGCATCGCCGCCGCCGCGATGGCCGCCGTCGTCAGCGACGCGCTCGCCCGGGTCGCGCCCACGGTCAGCCTGTACGTCAACGACTTCAACCGGCCCGCCCGGCGGGTCTACGAGCGGTGTGGCTTCCACCCCGTCGGCACGCTCGCCACGATCCTGTTCTGA
- a CDS encoding ATP-binding cassette domain-containing protein produces the protein MRLFRDLWAAAPRRMGFVVCLIVLGAGGGTAGAALAGPVLAHRSVGFFAALAVALVVAVAADLVVNLVMAGVTADWSAGVRRRLCRVALGQDLPTLETTPVGELLDRIDGDVYQVASALRGTGVRLAQGLAMGLLSVLVAVLVWWPAGVAMLLLTVVIVVALRRPTARIAPARMAEEEAWSDLAATMEEAIHGQDDVRTSLARPYVLRLYARRAAEVLARGRRVWRLSAGVTTAAVGVIRVGVVAVVLGGAWALAAGRLDTARLTSVWLLALAYAATVEHVSRMVPELQYALGAWGRVRLLQDAPQEPTGGAEPVDGDLLIRGLTYRYPSVDGVRGPALRDVHLTFVRGRSYALVGRTGSGKSTLAKVLTRAVELPPGTVFLADRDLRDLDVEQLRRWVAVVPQRTEILAGTLAENVALFDPDLLATAARALHELGLDPWIAELPDGLHTRLGEGGHALSAGQEQLVAFARILVRDPRVVILDEATARLDPVTEARVQRATERLLRDRIGIVIAHRLSSVRGCDEVVVLADGAVVEAGPLARSRRFAELLATSHATAYAGAARAGGGLDLLTGPGPDGTVPPHPVGVTLPSPAAGAAGDRAVPVPADGREPAARPLPPDGLLAPDELIVPGGLDGAHAELTGPVGRDAVPADPTPDGGAGVPPTATVGRTLREILRLCLHDPRYGVVTVGMWAVMVVVGTDGALLPWLWADVVDGVDDPYLPAVGIGVALIATIPLHYLTNLRFPNWWVRQMLRISARLVHGQTGPRRISAHSPAEVVAQGGDTERVVQLADHLLDQFLCLLLLVSMTVVTGSVVPALFFLGAMGLSGLAATLFGRRLERSARATVEARARFATALVSALSAARTVKLAGATDPVLGHLAGLDVTRSERQRREIVVQVWSRSTPAVASGLFPIGVWALFLTGGLSAGAALVAVSTLAAARWFAWTTASLISQIPSARVWTRRTAQMTGQRAYAAAVPGVDFAAGTAPPPELPSRHPLRRLELTGFGVRHGDGTVAVRDVDLTVERGQLVLVVGPVGSGKTSLLRALAGIVGHTGRLAWNGERVTEPELFLRPYQVGYVGQLPRVLSGTVAENIALGHDVDVTRAVTTAQLDHDLAVAGGGLDLLIGHKGTRLSGGQLQRLALARALAPRTELLVADDVSSALDVTTELALWQALRADGVTVIGSTSKRAALVRADHVVVLVAGAVVAQGPWDALEPDFGQLAG, from the coding sequence GTGCGCCTGTTCCGTGACCTCTGGGCCGCCGCACCCCGGCGGATGGGGTTCGTGGTGTGCCTCATCGTCCTCGGCGCGGGCGGGGGCACGGCCGGCGCCGCGCTGGCCGGGCCGGTGCTGGCGCACCGCTCGGTCGGGTTCTTCGCCGCCCTGGCGGTGGCACTGGTCGTGGCGGTGGCGGCCGACCTGGTGGTCAACCTGGTCATGGCGGGGGTGACCGCCGACTGGTCGGCCGGCGTGCGTCGGCGGTTGTGCCGGGTCGCCCTCGGGCAGGACCTGCCCACCCTGGAGACCACCCCGGTGGGTGAGCTGCTCGACCGGATCGACGGCGACGTCTACCAGGTGGCGTCCGCCCTACGGGGCACCGGTGTGCGGCTCGCGCAGGGGCTGGCCATGGGGCTGCTGTCGGTGCTCGTCGCGGTCCTGGTGTGGTGGCCGGCCGGGGTCGCCATGCTGCTGCTCACCGTCGTCATCGTGGTGGCGCTGCGCCGCCCCACCGCGCGGATCGCCCCCGCCCGGATGGCCGAGGAGGAGGCGTGGTCCGACCTGGCGGCGACGATGGAGGAGGCCATCCACGGGCAGGACGACGTCCGGACCAGCCTGGCCCGCCCGTACGTGCTGCGGCTCTACGCCCGGCGTGCGGCGGAGGTCCTGGCGCGCGGGCGGCGGGTGTGGCGGCTGTCGGCGGGGGTGACCACGGCGGCGGTGGGCGTGATCCGGGTCGGCGTGGTGGCGGTGGTGCTCGGCGGGGCGTGGGCGCTGGCCGCCGGCCGGCTCGACACCGCCCGACTCACCTCGGTCTGGTTGCTGGCCCTGGCCTACGCGGCGACCGTCGAGCACGTCAGCCGGATGGTGCCCGAACTCCAGTACGCCCTCGGCGCGTGGGGGCGGGTGCGGCTGCTCCAGGACGCCCCGCAGGAACCGACCGGCGGGGCCGAACCCGTCGACGGTGACCTGCTGATCCGAGGGCTCACCTACCGGTACCCCAGTGTGGACGGCGTCCGGGGCCCCGCCCTGCGCGACGTGCACCTGACCTTCGTTCGGGGCCGCTCGTACGCGCTGGTGGGGCGCACCGGCTCGGGCAAGTCCACCCTGGCCAAGGTGCTGACCCGGGCGGTGGAGCTGCCCCCCGGCACCGTCTTCCTCGCCGACCGTGACCTGCGTGACCTCGACGTCGAGCAGCTGCGCCGGTGGGTCGCGGTGGTGCCGCAGCGCACCGAGATCCTCGCCGGCACCCTCGCCGAGAACGTGGCCCTGTTCGATCCCGACCTGCTCGCCACGGCGGCCCGCGCGTTGCACGAGCTGGGCCTCGACCCCTGGATCGCCGAGCTGCCCGACGGCCTGCACACCCGGCTCGGCGAGGGCGGGCACGCCCTGTCGGCCGGCCAGGAGCAGTTGGTGGCCTTCGCCCGGATCCTGGTCCGCGATCCCCGGGTGGTGATCCTCGACGAGGCCACCGCCCGGCTCGACCCGGTCACCGAGGCGCGGGTGCAACGGGCCACCGAGCGGCTGCTGCGCGACCGGATCGGCATCGTCATCGCCCACCGGCTGTCGTCGGTGCGGGGCTGCGACGAGGTGGTGGTGCTCGCCGACGGGGCGGTGGTCGAGGCGGGGCCGCTGGCCCGGTCGCGGCGGTTCGCCGAACTGCTCGCCACCAGCCACGCCACCGCGTACGCCGGGGCGGCCCGCGCGGGTGGCGGCCTGGACCTGCTCACCGGGCCCGGCCCCGACGGCACGGTCCCACCGCACCCCGTCGGGGTGACCCTGCCGTCCCCCGCCGCCGGAGCAGCCGGCGACCGGGCTGTGCCGGTCCCCGCCGACGGGCGGGAGCCGGCGGCCCGGCCGCTGCCGCCGGACGGCCTGCTCGCCCCCGACGAGCTGATCGTGCCCGGCGGCCTTGACGGAGCCCATGCCGAGCTGACCGGGCCCGTCGGCCGGGACGCGGTCCCCGCCGACCCGACCCCGGACGGCGGGGCCGGTGTGCCGCCGACGGCCACGGTCGGGCGTACGCTGCGGGAGATCCTGCGGCTGTGCCTGCACGACCCCCGCTACGGTGTCGTCACGGTCGGGATGTGGGCCGTCATGGTGGTCGTCGGCACGGACGGCGCGCTGCTGCCGTGGCTCTGGGCCGACGTCGTCGACGGGGTCGACGATCCCTACCTGCCGGCGGTGGGCATCGGGGTGGCGCTGATCGCGACCATCCCGCTGCACTACCTGACGAACCTGCGGTTCCCGAACTGGTGGGTCAGGCAGATGCTGCGGATCAGCGCCCGCCTGGTGCACGGGCAGACCGGCCCGCGCCGGATCAGCGCCCACAGTCCCGCCGAGGTGGTCGCCCAGGGTGGTGACACCGAGCGGGTGGTGCAGCTCGCCGACCATCTCCTCGACCAGTTCCTCTGCCTGCTGCTGCTGGTGTCGATGACGGTGGTGACCGGCAGTGTCGTACCCGCGCTGTTCTTCCTCGGCGCGATGGGGTTGTCCGGGCTGGCCGCGACCCTGTTCGGTCGGCGGCTGGAGCGTTCGGCGCGGGCCACGGTCGAGGCGCGGGCGAGGTTCGCGACCGCGCTGGTGTCCGCCCTGTCGGCGGCCCGCACGGTGAAGCTGGCCGGGGCGACCGATCCGGTGCTGGGTCACCTCGCCGGCCTGGACGTGACGCGCAGCGAACGGCAGCGGCGGGAGATCGTGGTGCAGGTGTGGTCGCGGTCCACCCCGGCGGTCGCCAGCGGGCTGTTCCCGATCGGCGTGTGGGCGTTGTTCCTGACCGGTGGGCTGTCCGCCGGGGCGGCGCTGGTGGCGGTGTCGACGCTGGCGGCGGCCCGCTGGTTCGCCTGGACCACCGCGTCGCTGATCTCCCAGATCCCGTCGGCACGGGTGTGGACGCGGCGGACGGCGCAGATGACGGGGCAGCGGGCGTACGCGGCGGCGGTGCCCGGAGTGGACTTCGCCGCCGGCACCGCCCCACCGCCGGAGCTGCCGTCACGCCACCCGCTGCGCCGGCTGGAGCTGACCGGCTTCGGGGTTCGGCACGGCGACGGGACGGTGGCGGTGCGGGACGTGGACCTGACCGTGGAGCGCGGGCAGTTGGTGCTGGTCGTCGGGCCGGTGGGGTCGGGCAAGACGTCGCTGCTGCGGGCGCTCGCCGGCATCGTGGGGCACACCGGCCGGCTGGCCTGGAACGGCGAGCGGGTGACCGAGCCGGAGCTGTTCCTGCGCCCGTACCAGGTGGGCTACGTGGGGCAGCTGCCCCGGGTGCTGTCCGGCACCGTCGCCGAGAACATCGCGCTCGGCCACGACGTGGACGTCACCCGGGCGGTGACGACCGCGCAACTCGACCACGACCTGGCGGTGGCCGGCGGCGGGCTGGACCTGCTGATCGGGCACAAGGGGACCAGGCTGTCCGGCGGGCAGCTCCAGCGCCTGGCGCTGGCCCGTGCCCTGGCCCCGCGAACCGAACTGCTCGTCGCCGACGACGTCTCCTCCGCGCTGGACGTCACCACCGAGCTGGCCCTGTGGCAGGCGCTGCGGGCCGACGGGGTGACCGTGATCGGGTCCACCTCGAAACGGGCCGCACTGGTCCGCGCCGACCACGTGGTGGTGCTGGTCGCCGGTGCCGTGGTGGCGCAGGGGCCGTGGGATGCGTTGGAGCCGGACTTCGGGCAGCTCGCCGGTTGA
- a CDS encoding NADH:flavin oxidoreductase/NADH oxidase, with translation MSPLFTPLALRAVTLPNRIALAPMCQYSAGPDGLPTDWHLVHLGTRAAGGAGLVMTEATAVTPEGRISPQDTGLWSGRHVDAWRPVARFLAARGAVPAVQLAHAGFKASTYRPWDPRRGGVPDAEGGWTPVGPGDEPFLPAYRIPTALDATGIATVVEAFAVAAGRAVDAGFTAVEIHAAHGYLLHEFLSPLTNRRTDAWGGDRAGRMRLTLDVARAVRAAVGEDVPVLARISATDWVDGGWTVDDSVVLAAELAGAGVDLVDCSSGGASATASIPVGPGYQVPLAARVRREAGVATGAVGLIVEPEQAEAIVAAGEADVVLLGRELLRNPYWPHQAAAKLGVTPGWPDQYLRAG, from the coding sequence ATGAGCCCCCTCTTCACCCCCCTGGCCCTGCGCGCCGTGACCCTGCCCAACCGGATCGCCCTGGCCCCGATGTGTCAGTACAGCGCCGGCCCGGACGGCCTGCCCACCGACTGGCATCTGGTGCACCTCGGCACCCGCGCCGCCGGAGGCGCCGGGCTGGTCATGACCGAGGCCACCGCCGTGACGCCCGAGGGTCGGATCAGTCCGCAGGACACCGGCCTGTGGTCCGGCCGGCACGTCGACGCGTGGCGGCCGGTGGCCCGCTTCCTCGCCGCCCGGGGCGCGGTGCCGGCCGTGCAGTTGGCGCACGCCGGGTTCAAGGCGTCCACGTACCGGCCGTGGGATCCGCGCCGGGGCGGGGTGCCCGACGCCGAGGGCGGCTGGACGCCGGTCGGCCCCGGCGACGAGCCGTTCCTGCCGGCGTACCGCATCCCGACCGCCCTGGACGCCACCGGCATCGCCACCGTGGTGGAGGCGTTCGCGGTGGCCGCCGGTCGGGCGGTGGATGCCGGCTTCACCGCCGTGGAGATCCACGCCGCGCACGGTTACCTGCTGCACGAGTTCCTGTCCCCGCTGACCAACCGGCGCACCGACGCCTGGGGCGGGGACCGGGCCGGCCGGATGCGGCTCACCCTGGACGTGGCCCGCGCGGTCCGCGCCGCCGTGGGCGAGGACGTGCCGGTGCTGGCCCGCATCTCCGCCACCGACTGGGTGGACGGCGGTTGGACCGTCGACGACAGCGTCGTGCTCGCCGCCGAACTGGCCGGTGCCGGGGTCGACCTGGTCGACTGTTCCTCCGGCGGGGCGTCGGCGACCGCGTCCATCCCCGTCGGCCCCGGTTACCAGGTGCCGCTGGCCGCCCGGGTCCGCCGCGAGGCGGGCGTGGCCACCGGCGCGGTCGGGCTGATCGTCGAGCCGGAGCAGGCCGAGGCGATCGTGGCCGCCGGCGAGGCCGACGTGGTGCTGCTCGGCCGGGAACTGCTGCGTAACCCGTACTGGCCGCACCAGGCCGCCGCGAAGCTCGGGGTCACCCCCGGCTGGCCGGACCAGTACCTCCGCGCCGGCTGA
- a CDS encoding DUF998 domain-containing protein — MADGATTGTAVRGLRAAAASVAGACVVVGVVAVTVAVVAGPGPGLTGYVSEAGVTDSGYAWTYRLGVFALAAALALLAAALPATLRPAAVLLATGAVCTLLSGAVTCSAGCPLPPFERATVADLVHGGASVVATAAVVFAMITIALSPGADGPLRRLAAGAAGVALPLAGAVGLAMLVVGRGSLVGVLERVLLTVAAAWGLGTAAILAAPGRRAGRAARGGGTMAA, encoded by the coding sequence GTGGCTGACGGCGCCACGACCGGCACCGCCGTCCGTGGCCTGCGCGCCGCCGCCGCGTCGGTCGCCGGGGCCTGCGTCGTGGTGGGCGTGGTCGCGGTGACCGTCGCGGTGGTCGCCGGTCCCGGTCCGGGGCTGACCGGGTACGTCAGCGAGGCGGGAGTGACCGACAGCGGGTACGCCTGGACGTACCGGCTCGGGGTGTTCGCCCTGGCGGCGGCGCTGGCGCTGCTCGCGGCGGCGCTGCCGGCGACGCTGCGCCCGGCGGCGGTGCTGCTCGCCACCGGCGCGGTGTGCACGCTGCTGTCGGGTGCGGTGACGTGCAGCGCGGGCTGTCCGCTGCCGCCCTTCGAGCGGGCCACGGTCGCCGACCTGGTGCACGGTGGGGCGAGCGTGGTGGCCACGGCCGCGGTGGTCTTCGCGATGATCACGATCGCCCTCTCCCCGGGCGCGGACGGCCCGCTGCGGCGGCTGGCGGCCGGGGCGGCGGGGGTGGCGTTGCCGCTGGCCGGGGCGGTCGGGCTGGCGATGCTGGTGGTCGGGCGGGGCTCGCTGGTCGGCGTGCTGGAGCGGGTGCTGCTGACGGTGGCCGCCGCATGGGGGCTGGGCACCGCGGCCATCCTCGCGGCCCCCGGGCGGCGTGCCGGGAGGGCCGCCCGGGGCGGCGGGACAATGGCGGCATGA
- the pcaF gene encoding 3-oxoadipyl-CoA thiolase yields MTVAYLVAGVRTPIGRYGGALSGVRPDDLAAHVIRELVARHPSVDWARTDDVVLGCANQAGEDNRNVARMAALLGGLPEQVPGSTVNRLCGSGLDALATAARSIVAGEADLVVAGGVESMSRAPFVMPKATTAFSRAAEVYDTTIGWRLVNPLMEQGWGTDSMPETAENVAAEHGVDRRAQDEFAYRSQQRAAKAQADGRLAEEIVPVSVPAGRRGTTLVAVDEHPRETSLEKLAALPTPFRAGGTVTAGNSSGVNDGAVALLVASAAAVERYGLTPLARVRGAAAAGVPPRTMGVGPVPATRRLLDRYGLGLAEVDVVELNEAFAAQAVAVLRELGLPVDAEHVNPNGGAIALGHPLGASGARLALTAALELRRRGGRRALATMCVGVGQGISLLLEAA; encoded by the coding sequence ATGACCGTGGCATACCTGGTGGCCGGTGTCCGCACCCCGATCGGCCGGTACGGCGGCGCCCTGTCCGGCGTCCGCCCCGACGACCTGGCCGCCCACGTGATCCGCGAACTGGTCGCCCGGCACCCCTCGGTGGACTGGGCGCGCACCGACGACGTCGTGCTGGGCTGCGCCAACCAGGCCGGCGAGGACAACCGCAACGTGGCCCGGATGGCGGCCCTGCTCGGCGGCCTGCCCGAGCAGGTGCCCGGCAGCACGGTCAACCGGCTGTGCGGCTCGGGGCTGGACGCCCTCGCCACCGCCGCGCGGTCGATCGTCGCCGGGGAGGCCGACCTGGTGGTGGCCGGCGGGGTGGAGAGCATGAGCCGCGCCCCGTTCGTGATGCCCAAGGCGACCACGGCGTTCTCCCGGGCCGCCGAGGTGTACGACACCACCATCGGTTGGCGGCTGGTCAACCCGCTGATGGAGCAGGGGTGGGGCACCGACTCGATGCCGGAGACGGCGGAGAACGTGGCCGCCGAGCACGGCGTGGACCGTCGCGCGCAGGACGAGTTCGCGTACCGCTCGCAGCAGCGTGCGGCGAAGGCGCAGGCCGACGGTCGCCTGGCCGAGGAGATCGTGCCGGTTTCCGTGCCGGCGGGCCGCCGTGGCACGACGCTGGTGGCGGTCGACGAGCACCCTCGGGAGACGTCGCTGGAGAAGCTCGCCGCGCTGCCCACCCCGTTCCGGGCCGGCGGCACCGTGACCGCCGGCAACTCCTCGGGCGTCAACGACGGGGCGGTCGCGCTGCTGGTCGCCTCCGCCGCGGCCGTCGAGCGGTACGGGCTGACCCCCCTCGCGCGGGTCCGGGGTGCCGCCGCGGCCGGCGTCCCGCCGCGCACCATGGGCGTCGGTCCGGTCCCGGCCACCCGCCGGCTGCTCGACCGGTACGGCCTGGGCCTGGCCGAGGTGGACGTGGTGGAGTTGAACGAGGCGTTCGCCGCGCAGGCGGTGGCCGTGCTGCGGGAACTGGGTCTGCCCGTGGACGCCGAGCACGTCAATCCCAACGGCGGGGCGATCGCGTTGGGGCATCCGCTGGGGGCCAGCGGCGCCCGGCTGGCGCTGACCGCCGCGCTGGAGTTGCGTCGGCGGGGTGGCCGGCGGGCCCTGGCGACCATGTGTGTCGGGGTCGGGCAGGGCATCTCCCTGCTGCTGGAGGCGGCCTGA
- a CDS encoding SAM-dependent methyltransferase, which yields MQKPDGLPAEIDLSRPSAARVYDYFLGGAHNFEIDRRLAEQIASMTPNLAATMRAGREFLRRAVRVLLDAGIDQFLDVGSGIPTVGNVHEVAQNANPKARVVYVDIDPVAVAHSRELLAGNDLTGVIHGDLRDPERILAQARRLDLLDFDRPVGILLAGVVHFVADADRPGDILATLRAAAAPGSFLVISHSTFEDQPQEMLDAQRLSARTDTEISLRSRAEVTSFFGDWTLLEPGVVHMELWRPDSPTDVDEAGQRFGAFGGVARYDRSDG from the coding sequence GTGCAGAAGCCGGACGGACTTCCCGCCGAGATCGACCTCTCCCGGCCCAGCGCGGCCCGGGTGTACGACTACTTCCTCGGCGGCGCGCACAACTTCGAGATCGACCGGCGGCTCGCCGAGCAGATCGCCAGCATGACGCCGAACCTGGCGGCCACCATGCGTGCCGGTCGGGAGTTCCTGCGCCGTGCCGTGCGGGTGCTGCTCGACGCGGGCATCGACCAGTTCCTCGACGTGGGCTCCGGCATCCCCACCGTCGGCAACGTCCACGAGGTGGCGCAGAACGCCAACCCGAAGGCCCGGGTCGTGTACGTCGACATCGACCCCGTCGCCGTGGCGCACAGCCGTGAGCTGCTCGCCGGTAACGACCTGACCGGCGTCATCCACGGTGACCTGCGTGACCCGGAGCGGATCCTCGCGCAGGCGCGGCGGCTGGATCTGCTCGACTTCGACCGGCCGGTGGGCATCCTGCTCGCCGGGGTGGTGCACTTCGTGGCCGACGCCGACCGGCCCGGCGACATCCTCGCCACGTTGCGGGCCGCCGCCGCGCCGGGCAGCTTCCTGGTCATCTCGCACTCCACCTTCGAGGACCAGCCGCAGGAGATGCTCGACGCGCAGCGGCTGTCCGCGCGCACCGACACCGAGATCAGTCTGCGGTCCCGTGCCGAGGTGACGTCGTTCTTCGGCGACTGGACGCTGCTGGAGCCGGGGGTGGTGCACATGGAGCTGTGGCGGCCCGACTCGCCGACCGACGTGGACGAGGCCGGTCAGCGGTTCGGTGCCTTCGGCGGGGTCGCGCGGTACGACCGGTCCGACGGCTGA